A section of the Drosophila sechellia strain sech25 chromosome 3L, ASM438219v1, whole genome shotgun sequence genome encodes:
- the LOC6605855 gene encoding 28S ribosomal protein S31, mitochondrial isoform X1 → MLAIRSSQRLGLRSLLPAAFKNVGLVNYSSSQSKNDDGYSSSDDEKPTKKKEKPVETAAQRLNRLLGTMQATDQLSASDFPRPGDANRKRREAQKQEAAAKNVLTAAKNIASMLGISESDKKQTESELLAKLLGHGSESSAAATGGNQTADASGSPSGDKELNLSDLIVGMKIDRRQQPQQVEQTRGEYVRRSLASRTKPQNRDGAYQRPKRQTKREAESFTGSVNLYGGEPLGIFKDTQLPISNDILSTWSQLSERELSLQASHPPANYFEQMVLWTDQKKVWRFPINNEQDWEDEHNVDFSEHIFLEQHLEDWCPSKGPIRHFMELVCVGLSKNPYLTAQEKKDHIFWFRDYFQAKKDILRDLISKEPSKSISA, encoded by the exons atgttGGCCATACGAAGTTCCCAGAGATTGGGCCTACG TTCCCTCTTACCGGCTGCCTTCAAAAACGTGGGATTGGTCAACTACTCCTCCTCGCAGTCCAAAAACGACGATGGATACTCCTCTTCGGACGACGAAAAGCCAACGAAGAAGAAGGAGAAACCCGTGGAAACGGCGGCCCAGCGACTGAACCGCCTGTTGGGCACCATGCAGGCCACGGATCAGCTCtcggcatcggactttccacgTCCTGGCGATGCCAACAGGAAGCGGAGGGAGGCCCAAAAACAGGAGGCGGCCGCCAAGAATGTTCTAACTGCTGCCAAGAATATTGCTAGCATGCTGGGCATCAGTGAGAGCGACAAGAAGCAGACAGAGTCGGAGCTATTGGCCAAACTCCTTGGCCATGGAAGCGAGTCCTCTGCAGCAGCAACCGGAGGAAATCAGACGGCAGATGCTTCGGGATCTCCTTCTGGTGATAAGGAACTTAATCTGAG TGATCTAATCGTGGGCATGAAGATCGACCGTCgtcagcagccgcagcaggtGGAGCAGACCCGCGGCGAGTACGTTCGCCGCTCGCTGGCTTCCCGAACCAAGCCACAGAACCGAGATGGGGCTTACCAGCGGCCAAAGAGGCAAACCAAACGAGAGGCTGAGTCTTTTACAGGCAGTGTCAATTTGTATGGCGGAGAACCGTTGGGTATCTTCAAGGATACCCAGTTGCCCATTTCCAACGACATCCTTTCAACCTGGTCACAGCTGAGTGAGCGGGAGCTTAGTCTACAAGCTTCCCATCCCCCGGCGAACTACTTCGAACAAATGGTCTTGTGGACGGATCAGAAGAAGGTGTGGCGCTTTCCCATCAATAATGAGCAGGATTGGGAGGACGAGCATAACGTGGACTTCTCGGAACACATTTTCCTGGAACAACATCTCGAGGATTGGTGTCCTAGCAAGGGACCTATTCGCCATTTCATGGAGCTCGTCTGCGTCGGCTTGTCCAAGAATCCCTATTTGACTGCCCAGGAAAAGAAGGATCATATTTTCTGGTTCCGTGACTATTTCCAGGCCAAGAAGGACATTCTGAGGGATCTGATTAGCAAGGAGCCAAGCAAAAGTATTTCCgcttaa
- the LOC6605855 gene encoding 28S ribosomal protein S31, mitochondrial isoform X2: MFSSHICSLLPAAFKNVGLVNYSSSQSKNDDGYSSSDDEKPTKKKEKPVETAAQRLNRLLGTMQATDQLSASDFPRPGDANRKRREAQKQEAAAKNVLTAAKNIASMLGISESDKKQTESELLAKLLGHGSESSAAATGGNQTADASGSPSGDKELNLSDLIVGMKIDRRQQPQQVEQTRGEYVRRSLASRTKPQNRDGAYQRPKRQTKREAESFTGSVNLYGGEPLGIFKDTQLPISNDILSTWSQLSERELSLQASHPPANYFEQMVLWTDQKKVWRFPINNEQDWEDEHNVDFSEHIFLEQHLEDWCPSKGPIRHFMELVCVGLSKNPYLTAQEKKDHIFWFRDYFQAKKDILRDLISKEPSKSISA, from the exons ATGTTTTCTTCGCATATATG TTCCCTCTTACCGGCTGCCTTCAAAAACGTGGGATTGGTCAACTACTCCTCCTCGCAGTCCAAAAACGACGATGGATACTCCTCTTCGGACGACGAAAAGCCAACGAAGAAGAAGGAGAAACCCGTGGAAACGGCGGCCCAGCGACTGAACCGCCTGTTGGGCACCATGCAGGCCACGGATCAGCTCtcggcatcggactttccacgTCCTGGCGATGCCAACAGGAAGCGGAGGGAGGCCCAAAAACAGGAGGCGGCCGCCAAGAATGTTCTAACTGCTGCCAAGAATATTGCTAGCATGCTGGGCATCAGTGAGAGCGACAAGAAGCAGACAGAGTCGGAGCTATTGGCCAAACTCCTTGGCCATGGAAGCGAGTCCTCTGCAGCAGCAACCGGAGGAAATCAGACGGCAGATGCTTCGGGATCTCCTTCTGGTGATAAGGAACTTAATCTGAG TGATCTAATCGTGGGCATGAAGATCGACCGTCgtcagcagccgcagcaggtGGAGCAGACCCGCGGCGAGTACGTTCGCCGCTCGCTGGCTTCCCGAACCAAGCCACAGAACCGAGATGGGGCTTACCAGCGGCCAAAGAGGCAAACCAAACGAGAGGCTGAGTCTTTTACAGGCAGTGTCAATTTGTATGGCGGAGAACCGTTGGGTATCTTCAAGGATACCCAGTTGCCCATTTCCAACGACATCCTTTCAACCTGGTCACAGCTGAGTGAGCGGGAGCTTAGTCTACAAGCTTCCCATCCCCCGGCGAACTACTTCGAACAAATGGTCTTGTGGACGGATCAGAAGAAGGTGTGGCGCTTTCCCATCAATAATGAGCAGGATTGGGAGGACGAGCATAACGTGGACTTCTCGGAACACATTTTCCTGGAACAACATCTCGAGGATTGGTGTCCTAGCAAGGGACCTATTCGCCATTTCATGGAGCTCGTCTGCGTCGGCTTGTCCAAGAATCCCTATTTGACTGCCCAGGAAAAGAAGGATCATATTTTCTGGTTCCGTGACTATTTCCAGGCCAAGAAGGACATTCTGAGGGATCTGATTAGCAAGGAGCCAAGCAAAAGTATTTCCgcttaa